The following coding sequences are from one Bacteroidota bacterium window:
- the leuC gene encoding 3-isopropylmalate dehydratase large subunit yields MSKTLFDKVWDSHVVRSVEDGPDVVFIDRHLVHEVTSPVAFLGLKNRGIKVAYPEKTFAVADHNTPTINQHLPVTNIESKNQLEALERNTAEFGVSHWGLGHEKNGVVHVVAPENGVIVPGATVVCGDSHTSTHGAFGAIAFGIGTSEVEMVLASQNIMQAKPKKMRITVDGELSKSVLPKDVALYIISKLSTSGATGYFVEYAGDVFEKMSMEGRMTVCNLSIEMGARGGMIAPDQTTFNYVQDREFAPKGEAWNNAMEYWKTLKTDEDALFDKEFIFDAADIEPMITYGTNPGMGIGISQDVPEVENTLEAKETFTKSLKYMNFKEGEAMKGKNIDYVFLGSCTNGRIEDFRQFASAVKGKKKADHVTAWLVPGSHIVEKQIKDEGILDILNEAGFELRQPGCSACLAMNDDKIPAGKLSVSTSNRNFEGRQGPGSRTMLASPLVAAAAAVTGKVTDPRELD; encoded by the coding sequence ATGAGTAAGACATTATTCGATAAAGTTTGGGATTCCCACGTAGTTCGCAGTGTAGAGGATGGACCGGATGTTGTGTTCATCGATCGTCACCTGGTACACGAGGTAACAAGTCCTGTTGCCTTTTTGGGATTGAAGAATAGAGGAATAAAAGTAGCATACCCTGAAAAGACTTTTGCGGTTGCCGATCACAACACTCCAACAATAAACCAACATTTACCCGTTACAAATATTGAATCTAAAAATCAGCTTGAGGCACTTGAACGCAACACTGCTGAATTTGGTGTTAGTCACTGGGGTCTAGGTCATGAAAAAAATGGTGTTGTACATGTCGTTGCTCCGGAAAATGGTGTAATTGTTCCAGGTGCTACAGTTGTTTGCGGTGATTCGCACACTTCTACTCATGGCGCATTTGGAGCTATTGCCTTCGGTATTGGAACTTCTGAGGTAGAAATGGTTTTGGCTTCGCAAAACATTATGCAGGCAAAACCTAAGAAAATGCGTATTACTGTTGATGGAGAATTATCTAAAAGTGTACTTCCGAAAGATGTTGCTCTTTACATCATTTCTAAACTTTCAACATCAGGAGCTACAGGATATTTTGTAGAATATGCCGGTGATGTTTTCGAAAAAATGAGCATGGAAGGTCGTATGACTGTATGTAACCTAAGTATAGAAATGGGTGCCCGTGGGGGTATGATCGCTCCTGACCAAACTACTTTCAACTATGTTCAGGACCGTGAATTTGCACCAAAAGGTGAAGCATGGAATAATGCAATGGAGTACTGGAAAACTCTAAAAACTGATGAAGATGCATTATTCGACAAAGAATTCATCTTTGATGCCGCTGATATAGAACCGATGATTACTTACGGAACAAATCCGGGTATGGGAATCGGCATTTCTCAGGATGTTCCGGAAGTAGAAAACACATTAGAAGCTAAAGAAACTTTCACAAAATCTTTGAAATACATGAATTTCAAAGAAGGAGAAGCAATGAAAGGAAAAAATATTGATTATGTTTTCCTTGGTTCTTGTACAAACGGACGTATCGAAGATTTCCGTCAATTTGCATCTGCCGTAAAAGGAAAGAAGAAAGCTGACCACGTTACCGCATGGTTAGTTCCGGGTTCACACATTGTAGAAAAGCAAATTAAAGATGAAGGTATTTTAGATATCTTAAACGAAGCAGGTTTTGAATTACGTCAGCCGGGCTGTTCAGCATGTTTAGCTATGAACGATGATAAAATTCCTGCCGGAAAATTATCTGTAAGCACATCAAACAGAAACTTTGAAGGACGTCAGGGACCGGGTTCACGTACAATGCTGGCATCTCCTTTAGTAGCTGCTGCAGCGGCTGTTACAGGTAAGGTTACTGATCCTAGAGAATTAGACTAA